CCATAAAAAAACTCCCCTTAAGAGATTAAGGGGAGTTTTATTTAGTAGCGGGAACAGGACTCGAACCTGTGTCCGCCGCGGCGGATATGAGCCCAACCACTAATTAAAACGTACGTTTTTGACAATCCACTCTCTCCCAACACCAGATTTTAAAAATTTCTCAAATAGCATAGCTTCACGCTTCAATTCAAAATTTCTAACAAAAACAACTCTCCAAGGACGATATTTAATGGTCCATCCCTTTTTACTTAACAAATTATGCGATTGAAAACGAGAAATAAGATTACTGGTATAACCAATGTATGACTTGGAGTAGGAATCAGACCATAAAATATAAACTACAAACGATTCCATAAAAAAACTCCCCTTAAGAGATTAAGGGGAGTTCTACTTAGTAGCGGGAACAGGACTCGAACCTGTGACCTTCGGGTTATGAGTTTTTGATACTATCATATCAATTTAACCTAAAAACACTTTAAATCAATGTTTTATATATGCTTTAATATATCTTAACAGCAAATAACATCAAACAAAACTAACAAATGTTGTACCTATGTTGTACCTAAAATGATTACCTTTATAATCCAAAAGTAATTATTATGGCAACAATTAGAGTGGTTTTAAGAAAAAAGAAAAATAAAGCCGGAAGGTTTCCTATTGCTATTCGCATAACTAAAGACCGTAAAAGTTCTTACTTAAATACAGGTCAATATATAGATGAAAAATTTTGGGACGAGAAAAACCGCAATGTTAGGAAGTCGCACCCTAATTCAAAGATGCTGAATAATTTTATTTCAACCAAGGTTGCAGAAGCCAACGATAAGGTTTTAAAATCTGAAATGAATCCAGAGTATCAAACCGTATCGGATATAAAAACTAAAATTATTGCTACAAAGGGACTTGATTTTTTTGCCGTAGCTGAAATGCACCTTCAAAACTTAAAAAACAGAAATAAACATCATCAGTATGACACTGAAATTGGGCGAATAAAAAAGTTCAAGGAATTTCTTGATAAAGATATTCTTCCGTTCAACAAGCTGAATTCAACAGTTCTTAAAAAGTTTGAAACTTTCCTGCTTCACAAGAAAAAACTTGCGCCCAGAACAGTCGTGAATTATTTAATCCTTATTAGAACGATATTCAATCTTGCAATTTCTGAATCAATTGCAGATAGAGGATTATATCCATTTGGAAAAGGTAAAATGACAATCAAAATCCCAGAGGCTCAAAAAATAGGATTTAGCACTGATGAAATACAAAAGTTAGAGAATGCAGAGAGTTTAACTGAAGCTCAACAGAAAGCCGTTCACGTATGGCTTGTCAGTTTTTACTTTGCAGGAATACGCGTTGGCGATGTCTTAAAATTAAAGTGGTCAGATTTTAATGATGGGCGCCTACTCTACCGGATGAACAAAAACAGTAAACTAGTTTCTCTCAAAATCCCTGATAAAGCTATCGAGATTTTCAATCATTACCGGAAAAACTCAAATTATAATGGTCTCGTATTCCCTCAGTTGAAAGGTGTAAATCTTAATGACACCGAAGAAGTGTCTAAAAGAACCCAATCCATTAC
This Rasiella rasia DNA region includes the following protein-coding sequences:
- a CDS encoding site-specific integrase encodes the protein MATIRVVLRKKKNKAGRFPIAIRITKDRKSSYLNTGQYIDEKFWDEKNRNVRKSHPNSKMLNNFISTKVAEANDKVLKSEMNPEYQTVSDIKTKIIATKGLDFFAVAEMHLQNLKNRNKHHQYDTEIGRIKKFKEFLDKDILPFNKLNSTVLKKFETFLLHKKKLAPRTVVNYLILIRTIFNLAISESIADRGLYPFGKGKMTIKIPEAQKIGFSTDEIQKLENAESLTEAQQKAVHVWLVSFYFAGIRVGDVLKLKWSDFNDGRLLYRMNKNSKLVSLKIPDKAIEIFNHYRKNSNYNGLVFPQLKGVNLNDTEEVSKRTQSITRNLNRRLKIAGKSLGIQKNISMHIARHSFGNISGDKIPIQMLQKLYRHSSVTTTIRYQANFIHKDADDALDSVVNF
- a CDS encoding GIY-YIG nuclease family protein yields the protein MESFVVYILWSDSYSKSYIGYTSNLISRFQSHNLLSKKGWTIKYRPWRVVFVRNFELKREAMLFEKFLKSGVGREWIVKNVRFN